The Lacerta agilis isolate rLacAgi1 chromosome 14, rLacAgi1.pri, whole genome shotgun sequence sequence ATTTCAAAATAGTCGGCCTGTGTTGCCTGAATTTCTTCTAGGTGCTGCGTTCGGGTAAGTTTCAGGAAAAGAACAGGCTGCCCTCCCCATGAACCCTCTTTGTATTTCTCAGGTACATCCTTCAATAGACAGAAGCGGGTTTGATAGGGAGAAAGGACTGCCAAACCTACTTTTGGAACTGGGCCAATCATTGCTGGGCACAACTGCAAAGGGCCAGTCTTGTAGCAGCCAACCAGACAAGCTAGGTTGTGCACTTGATTAGGAGGTCTTGGGCAAGCCTTTTGCTGTAAGGATAGTGATGGGGAAAAGCGCCAGAAAATGTGGGGTGGCTTTGATGCAATAGTTGTCTGGCCTCCCTGCAAGCAGATCTGAGTGAATGCTCACAGGTCGTCTGAAAGCATCCTGCGTTAACATTACCTAGtaagtaaaatctttattacggtcagggaccagaaagcaatttataaaaccacatattGGTGTAggttgtgttatgccacaaacaaaaacaggaatgcgGGCCAATTCATAAAACCGACGCCCACACCCAAgccaaatttcagccttttagtgtttaaaatttaaattcattggtCTCTGCTAACTATTATCGTTCCATCGAGGTTAAAATTCGAAGTCTATTGTTGACATCAGTACTCGTCTGATTCTAGTCGCGATGTAACAGTACTTTGTTAACATTACCTAATAGGAGAAAACGTGAGGAATATAGGAAATAAAACTTACAGGAGCTGGATGACAAGGGAAGTTTGGGCGTTACAAAAGATGAAGATGGTCACATCCAGCTGACCAAACGTTAGAAATCCAGCATGTTTCTGTGGATTGGAGGCTTTGGGAGTCCTGCCTCTGTGTGTCACGTAATTGTGCGGTGATGCAGTTGGCTGACTTCTtcttttaattcttatttttagCCTCAGCCAAGCAAGGAGGTGGCTGAAGATCCTGTGTATGTGAATCTCCAGGAGCTCCGGTTGGAACGGAGTCCCTCCACTGCGACCAAAACTGAATCCATACCCCAGCCCCACCTCAGCAGCCCCCCGGCAAGCTGGGAGACCCACACGGACGCGGAAAGTGGCCGCTTGTTCTATTACAACTCGGCAACCGGCCAAACAACGTGGGAGCCTCCCTTTGATGGTCCTGCCGGCGGTGGGAGTCCCCCTCCTTCTTGCTCTCCCTTGCTTGCCCTCAGCCCTGCCACACCTGCCGAGTGGGACCAGTATGTAGACGAGGCCAGCGGGCAGGTGTTCTTCTACAATACATCGACGGGCGAGACGTCGTGGGATGCACCCCGAATGGACGAAACCCTCAATTATCCGGAGATGCAGCCTGCGTTTGTGCCCTACAGCCCTGTGGATCGGAGGGTAAATGTCGGGGAGGGGTCCACTgggtcttggggtgggggtggggggcaaaatcTGATGCAGTGGATAGCCCACAGAAGTCTAGTTCATGTAGTGAGGACTGAGGACAATCTACGTCCAGGGATgtgaccagtgccagatttacgtacagtataagccatgggtaggcaaactaaggcctgggggccggattcggttcaatcgctttctcaatccggcccgcggacagtctgggaatcagcatatttttacatgagtatattataagaaaaaaaaatagaatgtgtccttttatttaaaatgcatctctaggttatttgtggggcataggaattgttctccccccccctccaaaatatagtccactccccccacaaggtctgagggacagtggaccagccccctgctgaaaaagtttgctgacacgtggtataagctaaacaagctatagcttagggccccacactccTGGAGGCCCACCCcccaatatacttcttcttaagtgtatttcagttcaacaattactttgataaaatacatattttgttatgtgcaaatggctttagatacctattaggtccataaattaccctatagcatatattcaacacaaaaaacggcgacagtttgttgttgacaaaggacagctggacatataaagggcccctttGGATGGATAGAAAGTTATGGCCCGGGAATCTGCCTGTGGAAAGACTGTTTGATGAGTGTTGAATACATATGGCCTGATTTTCCATGTTAGGAGTAAGTTAGAATATTTTCTCCAGGGCTATGTGGCGAAGAGGGTCACCAGAGTCCGGATAATTTATCCTTGATGTTGAGgctgtgtgtgatatatatatatatagtgcccACCCTATTGATCAGGAGAAGGCCTCTGTATTTTATAAGCCTTTGAAAGCACAGTCAGAAATGCCTGCTGTCTTTTTTGGTTCGTAGCTCTTGGCTCCCTCCCTATCTTCTGGGGGGAAAGTCTCTAAGGAGATTTAAGAACCCCTGAATTATTTTCCACAATGTGCTGTGTGCTGACCTCTTGTCTGAAACCTCCTTCAGCCGCCAACTCCAGAAACTGACTACCCCAACCTTTCTCCCGATGAACTGGAGCCCTACCCTGAAGAAGATTATTCTCCGGTTGGCTCCTACCAGCCGCTGGACGGACTCTGCGTTCCCTCTGCGTACCAAGGCTGGCCGTCCTATGGCAACCAGGAAGGACTGGTGTTTGATGGTGACCAGTATGCCTCCAACCTGGTAAGGAGGGTTCAGAAAGCCCGTGGGTCTGTGCTACATGCTACATTTGCCACGGTTTGACGTGCTGTTGTTCGTTCAGCGTTGCTGGGAGTTGTCACTCCAGGAGGGGGAAcgacagtacccagaattctttgaagggaaAGAGCGTGTGCAGAGTTCACTAAGCACAGAGGAGGAGACAGGCATTCCCAGATGGAAATAAGCGTAATCTTATTCCCCGCGAAGGCTACTTTTGCCACCCAGCTGTAAAAACTCAGACCTGTTTCCTACTTGTCAGCTGCCTTGTAACACCCCAAAATCTTCTGTGCTTCTGCCCCCTCTGCTACAAACTGAAGAAGGCTGGAGTCTGACCCCCATTCTAAATAGAAAGTGTGTCCTCTTGGCTGGCCTGTTGTTATAGCCACTAGTTGTCATGGGTCATTGAAAAAAACCGCTCCAGGCCTTTGGTGCCCATTGAGGAAACGTCAGATGATCATCACTGAACATTATAGCAAGGGATCACGTTATACAAAACATTATCGTAAGTGGTCAGTGAAACCAGCAACCCTGTGAAAATAACAAatgctgcctttttttaaaagctggcaaGATCCTGCGCCtgttttaaaagctgcttttggGGGCAGAAATTCAAGGtgaagtttcttcttctttggggattAAGCTTTGaggaaagtttaaaaaacaacaacaacaacaacaaaagtcaaaATTCAGTTTCCCCTCTGTTTTCTGTGTCTGGTAGCCCTTATTAAATGGTATGGACTAGCTGATGGCAAGGCTTTTCTTCTGTGGTAATACCAACACAAACACAGGATTATTTGGGCAGGGCTTCAAGGGCGCTGTGGGCTGATCAGCAGCTTGCTGCATGCCCCTGTTCCGTGTTGCTCCTGCTAATAAAAGGATATCTCCCAGGTCGCTGCATCCGGCCACCATCACCACAGTACCAGCAGTGGGTCCAGCCTGGACAGCAGCCCTTTTGGAAACTGGTCACCCTTCTCTGGGCCAAAGGAGGGGCAGGTAAGGAAAACCCTGAATTGTCTTGGACCAGTGGAGGAAAATCTGAAGTGGGGATTCATATCCCATTGAGGAAGGGATATATGCAGGCTTGCTGCATTTTGAGCTACAAGGTTCATCTGTGGAaagattggggggcggggcggggaaaaataaataagatgctaTAGGGTGGTGAGCTGAGGACCCAATTTCCTTTCGCTCCATAAAGAGTCAGCTGATAACTCTTGTGGCCACAATTCCCACTTCTTCCATTTCTCGTCTGTTTTCTCTCAATTGGTAACTGGGAAGACTGGGCATCACATCTAAAGCCACATCTGCAAACATACATTTAAATTTAATATATAGTCCTTTAAATATCAGGTGTGGGCCCTAAGGGCACCCCCCAGGCTGCTGTTTTGTATTCTGCAGTACTGTATGTTTTTCCCACAATAGTAGTTTGTCGCTGGTGAATTTATTCTGTTCTATAAGTTGTTTTGCGATGCTTCCCTAGGGCTGCCCTATTATTGCTGTCTGTAGTGCAGCAAAAGCAGGACAGAGGTGAAAACAGAACTTTGGGTACAAGGTATTTGTGGTATCAGGATTTTAGCAGGAACTGGcaggatatgcactgattggTGTCAGTCATTCACATAAGTAACAGGAGAGGCCCATTAGAGGATgttgaaagcacatgacttccttaaaaaaaaattctggaaactgtagtttcttaaaggtgctgggaattgtagatctgtgatAGGGACGCGCGTGGCgttttggtctaaaccactgagcctcttgggcttgctgatcggaaggtcggtggttcgaagccccgcaacagagtgagctcccgttgctctgccccagctcctgccgacctagcagttcgaaagcacgccagtgcaagtagataaataggtactgctgtggcgggaaggtaaacgtcgtttccatgcgctctggtttctgtcacagtgttctgttgtgccagaagcagtttaatcatgctggccatatgacccggagagctgtctgcggacaaatactggctccctcggcctgaaagcgagatgagcgccacaaacccatagtcgcctttgactggacttagccgtccaggggtccttcatcttacctttacctataggtcccaggattcttgcacggtgtgtttcaaatgtatggtgtgtacacagattTTCCTCGGCAAGAGGCTTGTATTAGGAATGGGAAATTGTGGGTGAATAATGTTATGGGATCTCCCCAACAGCCAGGACAGATTTTAACTACAGCCTTTTCCTCCACTCAGTTAAAAACGCTTGAAAAGGCTGGGATGCTCTTTCGAACAAAGACTGCTGATAAAGGGAAACGTCAGAGGTAAGAATGATTTGTTTGTGTGCATCTCCTTCTGATCTTGGGGTTTGGGGCAGGTTGGTATGGGGTCAATCAATCCCCCAGGTATCCTGGATCCAAGCCGTTTGAAaacctcctcttttaaagcaaagaTGTGTCCCTCCTTATTCgaaaaggggtgtgtggttttgaaaaaaaagatttcaatgcaagtgtttttttaaacaatggaAGCTTGTAGTCCCCATCTTGAATCCGAGGCAGCCTAGTTTCTTTAATGCCAGGGAGTGACTTCTTTTGTGTAAACAGAGTTGGGATTTCattgcaggattgttgtgggatAAACAGCGCTGCACAAAACAGCAGTGCTTTAATTCCGTTTCCAGCTGATTGCAGAAGGGCAGTTCCAAAAGACCCTAGGGGTGGAAAGGACTTTTGTCCGTGCAGCAAAAGCATTTCCTGTGTGTGCAGCTGAAGCTCACCATCTTGTCttcttcccccatctctcctTGGACTTTGCTAGTcctctgtctcttcctcctccccagcccTTCTGTCTCCTCCTTTCTGCCCTGCTTGGACTGCTTCCTTGGAACTGACCTCAGCTTGGCTTCCTGgctctgtctccatttcttccttcGACCAAATACCATGACCTGGCTCCCTCAGTTGAGAAGTCCCACCAAGGTAGTGCTCTTCTGCCTTGCTGACTCTTCATCAGAGGCCCTGAACTTGAGGAGAGGTGCACGGCATGAGACCTTGATGTTGTAATAATTGCATGTGTGAACGCCAAAGTTGGTGGCTGAGAAATGCGGAGCAAGGGGCGGGTGGAAGGGAATCGGGATAACTGAGGGTAGGAGAACCTTTTCCCTTGAGGGAATGaggtttccttttcttccttccctttctcccctctTAGGAAGAATTGGAGTTCTTCATGGACAGTCCTGGAAGGCGGTGTCTTGACTTTTTTCAAGGACTCAAAACACTCCACGTCTAGCAGTGTGGTGAGTCCTCAGCCCTGGCTTGCTGCCCCAGTTGAAAGGCAAACAGTGGAGGCTGCTCCACCAAACCTCAGCCTTCCCCCACCTGCCTGCTGTCTTATTATTTGaacccctcccatctgactgggttgcctgagccactctgggcagcttccagcttataccagaacataataaaacatgaagcattaaaaacttccctatacagggctttcttctggtgtcttctaaaagttagatatttgtttatttccttgacatctggcgggagggcgttccacagggtgtgggtgccaccaccaagaaggccctctgcctggttccctgtagcttcacatcttgcagtgaAGGAGTCGCCAGAAGGTTCTTGGAGCTGGAGCCCAGAGTCCAActtaacaatgggggtggagacactccttcaggtatacagggccgaagacgcttagagctttaaaggtcaacacacacactttgaattgtgctcggaaacgtactgggagccaatgatctTTTAGAACCCCTCGAGGTGCTTCTAGTTTATTCTGTGATGCTTATCCAAGCCAAGGCTTGCCTGTTACTGTTGTCCAGAGGGACtgtagcacaacaaaagcaggacatttcCTCCTGCCCAATCTTTGTGGTAtataaaaagttgcaggatttcagaaGGAAGTTGCACAATATGCACTGGTTGGAAATTAAGCTGTGTGACTACCCCAGTAACATTATGAGAACAAACCatcataaatgcacaataaaaagggtgTCTGGAAAGCCCCATAATTTCTCTGCAGGGTATAATTTGATGGGTAAGTGGGTAGGATTTTTGTTTTCTCTGTAGTTGCGAGCAGTCATAAAATGTGGACTTCCATCCTGCTTCTGTTTCCTACCTTTACTCTCAGAAACATCCCTCCGTGTTGAGTAGCCCTGAGCACACTGTGGATCTTAGTGGAGCAACACTTTCTTGGGCTGCAAAAGACAAGTCGAGCAAAAAGAACGTCTTGGAGGTAAAGGATGGTGGTCCCCATCTCTGCTTCTGTTTCCATAGCAACAGATGGTGGCAAAATCATGGAGGAGGAAGCAACACAGGCCTTTGCTGCTCACCAGGCAATCTGTCTGTTACACATGCCTGAATGTGGCTATTCCTGCAAATATCAATTCAGCAAACTTATCTTCACTGGAAAAAAGggaacacacatttttaaaaacagacagaCTTTTAAGGCAGTCTAATGCTGATGTTACAAATGAGTTTTGGCCACAAAACCACAATGCTCCATCTTCCAAGCATCTTCCCCTATGAAGACTAGACTTATTAAAAGCAAATCCTGTCATTTCCTAAATACGGGCCACTTCTTTAAAATGAAAGTTACGGTTGCCGTGCAATGTGTCTT is a genomic window containing:
- the ARHGAP27 gene encoding rho GTPase-activating protein 27 isoform X2, which translates into the protein MGDWVPKSFSRRKSRRPPDLPKPQPSKEVAEDPVYVNLQELRLERSPSTATKTESIPQPHLSSPPASWETHTDAESGRLFYYNSATGQTTWEPPFDGPAGGGSPPPSCSPLLALSPATPAEWDQYVDEASGQVFFYNTSTGETSWDAPRMDETLNYPEMQPAFVPYSPVDRRPPTPETDYPNLSPDELEPYPEEDYSPVGSYQPLDGLCVPSAYQGWPSYGNQEGLVFDGDQYASNLVAASGHHHHSTSSGSSLDSSPFGNWSPFSGPKEGQLKTLEKAGMLFRTKTADKGKRQRKNWSSSWTVLEGGVLTFFKDSKHSTSSSVKHPSVLSSPEHTVDLSGATLSWAAKDKSSKKNVLELKTREGSEYLIRHDSECIISTWQKAIADSISKLPTDFPPEDNEENSSDLRSKEQLGSNREKEGEKKSPATWHSSTSLNSDSDSSKVRNKLLRFLQRRPTLQSLRERGYIKDQVFGCPLQVLCDREKSTVPQFVRQCICTVEKRGLDIDGLYRISGNLATIQKLRYKVDHDERLDLDDGRWDDVHVITGALKLFFRELPEPLFPFSHFDRFIAAIKITEPSKRSYRLRELVNSLPPANHNTMRVLFQHLCRVIEFREENRMSVQSVAIVFGPTLLKPEAEEGNMTMYMVFQNQIVEQILSQYSYIFPES